The DNA segment CGAGGCGATCTCGACAGATATCGAACGCGTCCGGCTGCTCGTCACCGATGTCGTTCGCAATGTTGAATGCAGCCCGGAGATCCATCCGGAGCAGAATCTGGCCCATGCCGCAGCACCCCGGACCCCATCCGCCAATTAGTTGACCTGAGTTGCACTCCTTTCCTGCCGCCCGTACCAGGGGATCGACGGCAGGAAGCTGAAGCATCACGATACCGCAGACCGTTTCCAGCCGCCCGGCTCCCCGGCGGAGGCGCGGCATTGCGTTTGCTTTACCGCCTTCCGTTTGGTACCTTTTATCATGCCTGTATCCATCCACGTCCTCACTTCGAAAGGGCTCCCCATGAAGGTGTTGCGCATTCTCGGAATCTCCATCCTGTGTCTTGCTCTCGGCCTCGCTAGTGCCTTCGCACAGCCCAAGAAGCGCATCGCCGTGTCCCGTTTCGACGATGGCGCGCACTATCACGGATGCGGCACAGGCATCTCTGACATGCTCGCGACCGCCCTGGTGAAGTCCGGCAAGTTCATCGTGATCGAGCGCAAAGACCTCGACAAGGTTCTGGAAGAACAGCGACTCGGAGCATCGGGCGTCATCACGGCCGAGACTGCTCCTGCCATGGGCAAGGTGCTTGGGGTGGATCTGATCGTTGTCGGCAGCGTCTCGGAACTCGGGACCAAGAAGTCCGACATCGGCGGCGGTGCTTCGCTCTTCGGCGTCGGCATCTCCTCCAAGGGCGCGCGCGCCGTGGTGGATATCCGCCTGGTGAACACCACGACCGGCGAGATCATGGCGGCGGAATCGGAAGAAGGGACGGAGAGTTCGATCGGGTTCCATGGCCGGTATGAGGACATCAACTTCAGCGATATGAATGCCTGGGACGATACGGACCTCGGCAAGGCCGCCCGCGAAGCCATCAACGGTTGCGTCGAACTGATCATCGAGAACATGGCGTCGATCCCGTGGTCCGGCCGCGTCATCAAGGCGAATCCGGACGGAACGGTCCTGATCAAGCCGGGGTCGGAAGGGAATGTGAACGTCGGCGATGAGTTTGACGTGTTCCAGGCAGGCGAGGAGATCAAGGATCCCGATACCGGGCTTTCCATGGGCAGCGAAGAGACGAAGGTGGCGCGGATCAAGGTGACCGGACAGATGCTGAATGGCAAAGCGGCAAAGGCGAGCGTCGTGTCGGGTACGGGCATCAAGACCGGCGACATCGTCCGCCAACCGGCGGAATAACCACCGCAGGGGAGCTGGAGACGCCGGCCCTACTGCAGGAAACCGGTGTCTCCCGATCCCTGGCGGATGATCACAGGTGCATCTCCCGTCAGATCCAACACCGTGGATTGCTCGGCAACGAGCGGTCCGGCATCGAGGATCAATTCCACACTGTTGCGATACGTTGCGATCAGCTCTGCCGAGTCGCGCAGCACCGTCCCGCCTTCACCGGTGGCACTGGTGCTGAGGATCGGATGGCCGAGTTCGCGCACGATACCGAGTGTGGTGGGACTGTCCGGGACGCGGATCCCGACGGTCTTCCGTTTCGAAAGAAGGAGTTTGGGGAGGTTCTTCATCCGTGCCGCCGGCAGGATGAACGTGTAGGGCCCCGGGATCAGATGCTTCATGATCTTGAAGGCCGCGTTGTCCACCGTCGCATACTCGCTGATGTGCGTGAGGTCGGAACAGACGAAGCTGAACGGCCTGTCCGTGCGCTGTTTCTTGATCAGGTAGATGCGCTCGATCGCGGACTTATTCAACACGCTGCACCCCAGTCCGTAGACGGTATCTGTAGGATAGACCACGATACCGCCAGCAGTGAGGATCTCGGCCGCTTTGCGTATCGCACGCGGCTCCGGATTGTTCGTGTGGACGGTGAGTATCATGATTCGAAAAAAGTAACAAGAATAGTGAAGAATGGCAACTGAAGCAAGATGGCTCGTTACATTGGTCGGCCGCCCGAATGTGGGGAAGTCGACCCTGTTCAATCGTCTCCTCGGGCGCCGTCATGCGATCGTTGACGATCAGCCGGGCGTGACGCGCGACCGGCACTACAGCGATACCGAGTGGGCCGGGAAACATTTCACCCTGGTGGATACCGGAGGCTTCGTCCCCGATTCCGTCGACACGATGGAGTCGGCCATCCGCGAACAAGCACAGCTCGCGATCGAACAGGCAAACCTGATCCTGTTCATTGTCGATGCCGAGGCCGGCGTTGTCCCCGCCGAACGCGAGATCGCGGAGATCCTGCGGAAGACGGACAAGCAGGTCATGCTCATCGCGAACAAGAGTGACGGCGACAAGAAGGAATACGGCGCCTCGGAGTTCTATGAACTGGGCCTCGGCGATCCCATCCCCATTTCCGCTCTGATCGGGCGCAAGATCGGCGATCTCCTCGACCTCATTACGAAGGACATGCCCACCAGCGATGGCACCGACGGCGATACGCGACTGAAGATCGCCGTCATCGGCAAACCGA comes from the Ignavibacteriota bacterium genome and includes:
- a CDS encoding threonylcarbamoyl-AMP synthase, with the protein product MILTVHTNNPEPRAIRKAAEILTAGGIVVYPTDTVYGLGCSVLNKSAIERIYLIKKQRTDRPFSFVCSDLTHISEYATVDNAAFKIMKHLIPGPYTFILPAARMKNLPKLLLSKRKTVGIRVPDSPTTLGIVRELGHPILSTSATGEGGTVLRDSAELIATYRNSVELILDAGPLVAEQSTVLDLTGDAPVIIRQGSGDTGFLQ